A genomic window from Chitinophaga pollutisoli includes:
- a CDS encoding dipeptidase, translating to MQVWKDYQAQHKDRFLNELLELLRIPSVSADSRHNEDTKRCAEAVKQRLVEAGADNVEVCPTAGHPIVYGEKIIDAKLPTVLVYGHYDVQPPDPLDLWDSPPFEPVIKDNKIYARGSADDKGQFYMHVKAFETMFNTNTLPCNVKFMIEGEEEVGSGNLGKFLSENKDKLAADVVLISDTAMISLDTPSLDTGLRGLAYMEVEVTGPNRDLHSGVYGGAVGNPATILAKMIASLHDENNHITIPGFYDDVVVLTDEERKALNSAPYDEAEYKQDLGVDELWGEKGYSTFERTGTRPTCEVNGIWGGYTGEGAKTVLPSKAFAKISMRLVPNQDWEKISELFAKHFASIAPASVKVKVTPHHGGAAYVTPTDSVAFKAASEAINATFGKQPIPVRGGGSIPIVALFEKILGLKTVLMGFGLDSDNLHSPNEKYGIDNYYKGIETIPYFHKYFAELSGK from the coding sequence ATGCAAGTTTGGAAAGATTACCAGGCCCAGCACAAAGACCGTTTCCTGAACGAGTTGCTGGAACTGTTGAGGATCCCCTCCGTCAGCGCGGACTCCCGCCATAATGAAGACACGAAACGCTGCGCGGAAGCCGTGAAGCAAAGGCTGGTAGAAGCAGGTGCTGACAATGTGGAGGTATGCCCGACTGCCGGTCATCCTATTGTTTACGGCGAAAAGATCATCGACGCCAAACTCCCTACCGTACTCGTTTACGGCCACTACGACGTGCAGCCGCCCGATCCCCTCGACCTGTGGGACAGCCCGCCGTTCGAGCCCGTGATCAAAGACAACAAGATTTACGCGCGCGGCTCCGCCGACGATAAAGGCCAGTTTTACATGCACGTGAAAGCGTTTGAGACCATGTTCAACACCAATACCCTGCCCTGCAACGTGAAATTCATGATCGAAGGCGAGGAAGAAGTGGGCTCCGGCAACCTGGGCAAATTCCTTTCGGAAAATAAAGACAAGCTGGCGGCCGATGTGGTGCTGATTTCCGACACGGCCATGATCAGCCTCGACACGCCTTCGCTCGACACCGGCCTCCGCGGGCTGGCGTACATGGAAGTGGAAGTGACCGGCCCCAACCGCGACCTGCACTCCGGCGTTTACGGCGGCGCCGTGGGCAACCCCGCCACCATCCTGGCGAAAATGATCGCGTCCCTGCACGACGAAAACAACCACATCACCATCCCCGGCTTCTACGACGACGTGGTGGTGCTCACCGACGAAGAGCGCAAAGCCCTCAACAGCGCGCCTTACGACGAGGCGGAATATAAGCAGGACCTGGGCGTGGACGAGCTTTGGGGCGAGAAAGGCTATTCCACTTTCGAGCGTACCGGCACGCGTCCTACCTGCGAGGTGAACGGGATCTGGGGCGGTTATACCGGCGAAGGCGCCAAAACGGTGTTGCCTTCCAAGGCTTTCGCCAAGATTTCCATGCGCCTGGTACCGAACCAGGACTGGGAAAAGATCTCCGAGCTGTTCGCCAAGCACTTCGCTTCGATCGCTCCCGCATCGGTAAAAGTCAAGGTAACGCCCCACCATGGCGGCGCTGCGTATGTGACGCCTACGGATTCCGTGGCTTTCAAGGCAGCCAGCGAAGCTATCAATGCGACCTTTGGCAAGCAGCCCATCCCGGTTCGCGGCGGCGGTTCCATTCCCATCGTGGCCTTGTTCGAGAAGATCCTCGGGCTGAAAACGGTGCTCATGGGCTTCGGGCTCGACAGCGACAACCTGCACTCCCCCAACGAGAAGTATGGGATCGACAACTATTACAAAGGCATCGAAACCATTCCTTATTTCCACAAGTACTTTGCGGAACTGAGCGGCAAGTAA
- a CDS encoding response regulator, producing the protein MSAQHIHILYIDDEIHNLNAFKASFRRIYTVQTAESAEEAYKLLEDHEFHIIISDQRMPKMTGIEFFESILNKYPEPIRILLTGYADINAVIDAINKGQVYKYFSKPWNDEELRHNIEKAYEVYALRKENRELTEKLLSVNEQLEFLLRQKLIS; encoded by the coding sequence ATGAGTGCACAACATATCCACATCCTTTATATAGATGATGAAATTCACAATCTGAATGCTTTTAAGGCCTCTTTCAGAAGAATTTATACGGTGCAGACCGCAGAATCGGCCGAGGAAGCGTACAAATTACTGGAGGACCACGAATTTCACATCATTATTTCGGATCAGCGCATGCCCAAAATGACAGGGATCGAGTTTTTCGAATCCATCCTGAACAAGTACCCCGAGCCCATCCGCATCCTGCTGACCGGTTACGCCGACATCAACGCGGTGATCGACGCCATCAACAAGGGCCAGGTGTACAAGTATTTCTCCAAGCCCTGGAACGACGAGGAGCTTCGCCACAACATCGAGAAGGCGTATGAGGTGTACGCCCTCCGCAAGGAGAACCGGGAGCTGACGGAAAAACTCCTCAGCGTGAACGAGCAGCTGGAGTTCCTGCTCCGGCAGAAGCTGATTTCCTGA
- a CDS encoding LemA family protein: protein MKTGIIVIILLVLLGFFGCSKYNGMVKSDENVQKAWGNVETQYQRRADLIDNLVSTVKGSANFEQETLTKVIEARSKASSVQVNANDLSPENIAKFQQAQSELGGALSRLLVTVEQYPQLRTTEQFQTLMAQIEGTENRISVARNDFNAAVNTFNSSIRTFPNNLIAGIGGFKEKGYFKAAEGSEKAPKVQF from the coding sequence ATGAAAACTGGAATCATTGTGATCATTCTCCTGGTGCTCCTCGGATTTTTCGGTTGCAGCAAGTACAACGGAATGGTGAAGAGCGACGAGAACGTTCAAAAAGCGTGGGGCAACGTGGAAACCCAGTACCAACGCCGGGCAGATTTGATCGACAACCTGGTAAGCACCGTGAAAGGTTCTGCCAACTTCGAGCAGGAAACCCTTACCAAGGTAATCGAAGCCCGCTCTAAAGCCTCATCCGTTCAGGTGAACGCCAACGATCTTTCCCCCGAAAACATCGCGAAATTCCAGCAGGCACAGAGCGAACTGGGCGGAGCGCTCAGCCGTTTGCTCGTGACCGTTGAGCAATATCCTCAATTGCGGACCACCGAGCAGTTCCAGACCCTCATGGCCCAGATCGAAGGCACGGAAAACCGAATCTCGGTTGCCCGGAACGACTTCAACGCGGCTGTTAACACCTTCAACAGCTCCATCCGCACCTTCCCCAACAACCTCATCGCCGGCATCGGCGGGTTTAAGGAAAAAGGATACTTCAAGGCGGCGGAGGGCTCCGAGAAGGCGCCCAAAGTGCAATTCTAG
- a CDS encoding TPM domain-containing protein, translating into MKLFPFKKKEFFTEEEKTRLVQAIRLAERLTSGEIRLFVESHCEYVDPMDRAREAFLSLGMEKTRQRNGVLLYIALRDHQFAILGDQGIHEKVGDDFWKHEADLLRHHFSGQRIVEGIEVCVKEIGESLLRYFPFESGDANELPDDIVFGK; encoded by the coding sequence ATGAAACTGTTCCCCTTTAAGAAAAAGGAATTCTTTACCGAAGAGGAGAAAACCCGCCTCGTGCAGGCCATCCGGCTCGCCGAAAGGCTCACCTCCGGCGAAATACGCCTGTTCGTGGAAAGCCATTGCGAATACGTGGACCCCATGGACCGCGCCCGCGAAGCCTTCCTCTCCCTCGGCATGGAAAAAACCAGGCAACGCAACGGCGTACTCCTGTACATCGCCCTGCGCGACCACCAGTTCGCCATCCTGGGCGACCAGGGCATCCACGAAAAAGTGGGCGACGACTTCTGGAAACATGAAGCCGACCTGCTGCGCCACCACTTTTCCGGTCAGCGCATCGTGGAAGGCATCGAAGTTTGCGTGAAAGAAATCGGGGAATCCCTCCTCAGGTATTTCCCCTTTGAATCCGGTGACGCCAACGAGCTGCCGGACGATATTGTTTTTGGAAAGTAG
- a CDS encoding TPM domain-containing protein has product MPERLVNDYAGALVQSEVDELERKLVAYDDSTSSQIAIVLVKTTGDYDAFDYGLKLFREWGIGGPKSNGVLILAAMDDRKMRIITGYGMEGSVPDAVAFGIVNKIIKPAFQQGHYYQGLDEAVDKIFAAAAGEYKGVPRSNSRGEGGGGGLFGLIILIIILVVIFGSRGGGGGGGGRVISRRGDSVIGGILGGMIGSSLGGGGSRGGGWGGGGGGFGGGGFGGFGGGSSGGGGAGGSW; this is encoded by the coding sequence GTGCCGGAGCGGTTGGTAAACGACTACGCGGGTGCCCTCGTGCAGTCGGAAGTCGACGAGCTGGAAAGGAAGCTCGTGGCATACGACGATAGCACCTCCTCCCAGATCGCCATCGTCCTTGTCAAAACCACCGGCGATTACGATGCCTTCGATTATGGTCTGAAACTCTTTCGCGAATGGGGCATCGGCGGCCCCAAAAGCAATGGCGTGCTCATCCTCGCCGCGATGGACGACCGCAAGATGCGGATCATCACCGGTTACGGCATGGAAGGATCCGTCCCTGATGCCGTGGCCTTCGGCATTGTCAATAAAATTATCAAGCCCGCATTCCAGCAGGGGCATTATTACCAGGGGCTCGACGAAGCGGTAGACAAAATCTTCGCAGCCGCAGCCGGGGAATATAAAGGTGTGCCCCGCAGCAATTCCCGCGGCGAAGGCGGCGGAGGCGGACTCTTCGGGCTCATCATACTTATAATTATTCTCGTCGTGATCTTCGGCTCCCGTGGCGGAGGCGGTGGAGGCGGCGGCAGGGTGATCTCCCGGCGTGGCGACAGTGTCATTGGCGGTATTCTCGGCGGCATGATCGGCAGCAGTCTCGGTGGAGGCGGTAGCCGTGGCGGCGGTTGGGGCGGCGGAGGCGGTGGCTTCGGCGGAGGTGGCTTCGGCGGTTTCGGCGGAGGCTCCAGCGGAGGTGGCGGCGCCGGCGGCAGCTGGTAG
- a CDS encoding CHRD domain-containing protein — protein MKNLRAWALGLLIVCCLPAVSCKKDKDDKLYTANNAPMSGGQEFPAVTTTATGNFDASYNRESKQLTITVRWQGLSGNATLAHIHGPAAKGANAGVLQNFTPILPLTQSGTFSTSFTLNGTNQLEEDLLAGKWYVNIHTANHPGGEIRGQIELTY, from the coding sequence ATGAAAAACTTGCGTGCCTGGGCGTTAGGCCTGTTAATAGTGTGCTGCCTCCCGGCGGTTTCCTGCAAAAAGGATAAAGACGATAAACTGTATACCGCCAACAACGCTCCCATGAGCGGCGGACAGGAATTTCCCGCGGTTACCACCACCGCCACGGGGAATTTTGATGCCTCGTATAACCGGGAATCCAAACAATTGACGATCACCGTGCGCTGGCAGGGCCTGAGCGGCAATGCCACCCTCGCGCATATCCACGGACCGGCCGCCAAAGGCGCAAATGCCGGTGTCCTGCAGAATTTTACGCCGATACTTCCGCTCACACAAAGCGGCACATTTTCAACGAGTTTCACGCTGAACGGTACCAACCAGCTGGAAGAAGACCTCCTGGCCGGTAAATGGTACGTGAACATTCACACCGCCAACCACCCCGGCGGCGAGATCCGCGGGCAGATCGAACTGACTTATTGA
- a CDS encoding membrane dipeptidase gives MQSVIFDAHLDLSMNALEWNRDLTTSVQAIRDREKGLTDKPDRERGTVSLPEMRKGRVGLCVATQIARYVGLDNPLPGWHSQEQAWAQTQGQLAWYQAMVSRGEMTQITNADQLSAHLKLWETAEDTSSLPVGFILSLEGADSFYELACVEKAWAYGLRAIGPAHYGPGVYAYGTDSTGGLGTKGRALLKEMDRLGFILDATHLCDESFTEAMDIYTGPVWASHHNSRALVPHNRQFSDEQFSLLIQRGAVIGTAFDAWMLIPGWQRGKSTPENTGVSLEHVANHIDHICQLAGNSHHAAIGSDLDGAFGSEQSPGDLGTIAGLQKVPDILRRRGYKSNDIDNIMYKNWIRFLLDAWK, from the coding sequence ATGCAATCAGTGATTTTTGACGCGCACCTGGACCTGAGCATGAACGCCCTGGAGTGGAACCGCGACCTCACCACCTCCGTTCAGGCTATCCGCGACCGGGAGAAAGGCCTCACCGATAAACCCGACCGCGAACGCGGCACCGTTTCGCTCCCCGAGATGCGCAAAGGCCGGGTAGGCCTGTGCGTGGCCACGCAGATCGCGCGGTACGTGGGGCTCGATAATCCCCTGCCCGGCTGGCATTCGCAGGAACAGGCCTGGGCGCAGACGCAGGGACAGCTCGCCTGGTACCAGGCCATGGTCTCACGTGGTGAAATGACGCAAATCACGAATGCCGACCAACTTTCCGCCCACCTCAAACTCTGGGAAACCGCGGAAGACACCAGTTCCCTCCCCGTGGGTTTCATCCTCAGCCTCGAGGGCGCCGATTCGTTCTACGAACTGGCCTGCGTCGAAAAAGCCTGGGCTTATGGGCTCCGCGCGATCGGACCGGCGCATTACGGCCCAGGCGTATATGCTTACGGCACCGATTCTACCGGCGGGCTAGGCACCAAAGGCCGCGCGCTGCTCAAGGAAATGGACCGCCTCGGCTTCATCCTCGATGCCACGCACCTTTGCGACGAAAGTTTTACCGAAGCGATGGATATTTATACCGGTCCCGTTTGGGCCAGTCATCATAACAGCCGCGCGCTGGTGCCGCACAACCGCCAGTTCAGCGACGAGCAGTTTTCGCTGCTGATCCAGCGCGGGGCTGTGATCGGTACCGCCTTCGACGCCTGGATGCTCATCCCGGGCTGGCAGCGCGGCAAGAGTACACCAGAAAACACCGGCGTTTCGCTGGAACATGTGGCCAACCACATCGATCATATCTGCCAGCTCGCCGGCAATTCGCATCATGCCGCCATCGGCTCCGACCTCGACGGCGCATTCGGCTCCGAGCAATCGCCCGGAGACCTCGGCACGATCGCGGGCCTCCAGAAAGTGCCTGATATCCTCCGCAGGCGCGGGTACAAGAGCAACGACATCGACAACATCATGTACAAAAACTGGATCCGCTTTTTGCTGGACGCCTGGAAATAA
- a CDS encoding D-TA family PLP-dependent enzyme, which produces MQPATQQPVISPSELPSPVLLVFPEHISENIRLMIDMAGGPERLMPHVKTHKMAPVVRMQLNQGIRRFKCATLAEARMLAETGAPDILLAYQLNAPMAQAFVDLQQQYPASRFASLTDNAASARLMNDLHAPHGSKARLYIDIDDGMRRTGITSEKAAPLWRELQSLPNVEPAGLHVYDGHIRASDIESRTRECNEAFAAVEQLAAQIHPPEIIAGGTPTFPIHARRANVTLSPGTCLLWDEGYGTGLPDQHFVVAAQLLTRVISKPQEGHITLDLGHKAVSAENPITKRVFFPALKTYEVISQSEEHLVVKTPEADKWQVGDVLYGTPWHVCPTVALYNEALVIENGSNTGTWAIARGRLL; this is translated from the coding sequence ATGCAACCTGCCACTCAACAACCTGTTATTTCCCCGTCGGAACTACCTTCCCCGGTCTTGCTCGTGTTTCCCGAACACATTTCCGAAAATATCCGCCTGATGATCGACATGGCCGGCGGGCCCGAAAGGCTCATGCCCCATGTCAAAACCCATAAAATGGCGCCGGTGGTGAGGATGCAGCTCAACCAGGGTATCCGCCGATTCAAATGCGCAACGCTCGCCGAAGCCCGCATGCTCGCAGAAACCGGTGCGCCCGACATCCTGCTCGCCTACCAGCTCAACGCCCCCATGGCCCAGGCTTTCGTAGACCTTCAACAGCAGTATCCCGCGTCCCGCTTCGCTTCGCTGACCGACAACGCCGCCTCCGCCCGGCTCATGAACGACCTTCACGCGCCGCACGGCTCCAAAGCCCGCCTGTACATCGATATAGACGACGGCATGCGGCGCACCGGCATCACTTCCGAAAAAGCCGCACCGCTCTGGCGGGAACTCCAGTCGCTACCCAACGTGGAACCCGCCGGGCTGCACGTTTACGACGGCCACATCCGTGCATCCGATATCGAATCGCGCACCCGGGAGTGCAACGAAGCCTTCGCCGCGGTGGAGCAGCTCGCCGCGCAAATCCATCCCCCTGAAATCATCGCCGGCGGAACACCCACTTTCCCCATCCACGCCCGCCGGGCCAACGTCACCCTCAGCCCCGGCACCTGCCTGCTGTGGGACGAAGGCTACGGCACCGGCCTCCCCGACCAGCATTTTGTGGTGGCCGCGCAACTCCTCACCCGCGTGATTTCCAAACCGCAGGAAGGCCACATCACGCTGGACCTGGGGCATAAAGCGGTATCCGCCGAAAATCCCATCACAAAGCGCGTTTTCTTCCCCGCGCTCAAAACGTACGAGGTTATTTCCCAAAGCGAAGAGCACCTCGTCGTAAAAACACCGGAAGCGGACAAATGGCAGGTTGGCGACGTATTGTATGGGACACCCTGGCACGTATGCCCCACTGTGGCGTTATACAACGAAGCCCTCGTCATCGAAAACGGCAGCAATACCGGCACCTGGGCCATTGCCCGCGGACGGCTACTCTGA
- a CDS encoding RidA family protein codes for MNVAENFAALGLVLPPPPAPKGVYKPLMIVDKFVYVSGHGPVLPDGSLLHGKAGQDVNADGAKLAAQQVGLTILSTLVAQLGSLNRIKRVIKILGMVNATPEFGTHPHVINGCSELFVKIWGQENGVGVRSAVGMGSLPDNITVEIEAIFELSD; via the coding sequence ATGAACGTAGCCGAAAATTTTGCGGCACTGGGCCTGGTCCTGCCACCGCCGCCCGCGCCTAAAGGAGTGTACAAACCCCTGATGATCGTCGATAAATTCGTCTACGTCTCCGGCCACGGGCCTGTTCTGCCAGACGGTTCGCTCCTGCACGGAAAAGCCGGGCAAGATGTCAACGCCGACGGCGCCAAGCTCGCCGCCCAGCAGGTAGGGCTCACCATCCTCTCCACCCTCGTGGCGCAACTCGGTTCGCTCAACCGGATCAAAAGAGTCATCAAAATCCTGGGAATGGTCAACGCCACCCCGGAATTCGGCACCCATCCGCACGTCATCAACGGATGCAGCGAACTGTTTGTCAAAATCTGGGGCCAGGAAAACGGCGTCGGCGTCAGAAGCGCCGTAGGCATGGGCTCCCTCCCGGATAACATCACCGTGGAGATCGAAGCTATTTTTGAATTATCAGATTAA